From Gadus morhua chromosome 14, gadMor3.0, whole genome shotgun sequence:
TGCCTATTCTAGGCTAACAAGGCTAGGAGGTTTTTGCTAAGCTTTCTACAGCTACTGTGCCATACAAGCATAACCTGTAAATGAGAGTTGTCCTTGTGGACTTAATTAATTCAATCATGTAGAACTTTTGTGGTTCATTGCCTGTCCTACTGACTGTGCTGATTTCAATCATTTGGGGACTACATGAACACAGCAGAAAATATAATGCACCGCTCATAAAGCTATGAACAACACCCTAATATGTAGTGAAATAGAAGTGTACAACCCAAAGAATAAAATGCTCTCACGCTCTAAAAGTGTTTTCCTGCTTGCTATGATATTTTTTCTCCTCATGCGAGCGTTCTTCTTTTTGGCACTAAGCATGGACCAATCACATAGACAATGATGTCCCTTTTGGATGCTGTGGAATcctttccattttgtttttactatatctatccatccatctctcaaCAGCGCTGATTATTAGACGAAACCTGTGTTATTACACTAAATAACTATGTTATACCAGCTACAGCGAGGCAAAGCTTATATTTCGCCAGGTCAAAATCTCAAAGTCTGAGGTCTAACACTGCTTTGTAATTCTCCAAAGCATGTTAGAGCAAACAGGAAAACACCTTGCGAACACGAAAGCAAAAATATAACCTTTACTTTTGACAGCCAATGATGGTAAAGACAACAGCTCCCATTTTCCCACGCTAATTCAGGACAGCATCAAAGTTCttattttgttgttgtcgtGATTGGGAGACCACTAGCGTCAGAAATAACATATTATACCTTTAAACCAGGTAACCATCAGCAtctgtttttttaaaacaatcagCTGGAATCGCTGCCACAAGGTCTAACACTGCTTTGTAATTCTCCAAAGCATGTTAGAGCAAACAGGAAAACACCTTGCGAACACGAAAGCAAAAATATAACCTTTACTTTTGGCAGTAATATGGCCTCATACTCATGAAGGTATCCTTTCTGAagttgtacttcagttttaaaCTCAACGTCctctgaaaataaaaaacagttgCTAAATGTGTCATTTTATGAAAGCATGATGAATTCCTACCCTCAAGGTCGTCGATGGTCTTCTCAAGCTTGGCCACGGATCTCTCAGCAAACTCAGCTCTGGTCTCAGCCTGAGTGGAGTGGAGATAAactagcgttagcattagcctcTTATAGCACGATTCCTCTGCATTCCTGGTAGTGGGAAGACCAATGCATATCATAACAATGTATTTCAAAGGCTTGCAAACACATTTGACCCAATaaacaatgaattaaaaaaatcaataaacatCTAGCCATTAGCACCCTAATGTAGTCTGTTGAGATTAATAACGTTGAAATCTCCAAAAGCCTTATCACAAAAAAATGGGAAGGACTCCCATTTTTAAACCCAGCTTGAAACTCACCTCCTTCAGCTTGTCTGTCAGGACCTTGATCTCCTCCTCATACTTGTCCTCCTTCTGTGAGTACTGTAAGCAGAAACCAGGAAGACCATATGCGACAAGACCAGTATTCAGCCAGTTTAGGAGTAAAGAAAGTTCATGAGCTCATGACAAACCAAAGAAGCTTGGTTCCTCGTATTCGGTCAGACGCCTACCTTCTCCGCCTGAGCCTCCAGGGACTTCAGGTTGTTAGTAACggtcttcagctcctcctccagctcagaGCACTTTCTGGGGGTTTAGGTGAGTGGAAAAGGcatgggaggaggagacgtggaggtggtgggttggAGGGGACAAAGAACATAGATgaacagaggaaggagagattAAGATGTAAATTAGCAAAATAGCAACCCATATTTCACAGACAGCTTGTGCTTTCAGATGTTTTAAAAAGGGAAATGTGTCACATCAACTACTTCAACGATTTACCAATACCCAATGAATTCCCGCAAACCAATGCCAAAGCTGAAAACATAATTGTTAGCTAACCAGCTCCACTTAGATTTAATTCTATcgtttattaattaatttgccTTAACTTTATATATGGACACATTTCAATAAACTAAATTTAACATTATTGGATCAGTTTATGCAAACCATGTATAAACTTTAAATCCATTCTCATTGAGGGCTTTAGAGTAATGGTTGATGGAGAAAGAAGAGACAAAGAGTTCTTACCCTTCAGACATCTCAGCACGTTCCTCTGTACGTTCCAGATCACTCTCAATGATCACCAGTTTACGGGCCACCTGGACTCACAACAAAACCATAAGTCAGACCCAACACCAACAGAGCACCAACGCCTCCCACTACACTACCTGGTTATCCACTACACTACCTGGTTATCCACTACACTACCTGGTTATCCACTACACTACCTGTTATCTACTACACTACCTGTTATCTACTACACTACCTGGTTATCTACTACACTACCTGGTTATCTACTACACTACCTGGTTATCTACTACACTACCTGGTTATATACTACACTACCTGGTTATATACTACACTATGGACCTCAGACCCAATGGCAGAACATTTTCAATCCCTCGATTCAAATTTGAGTGTagaaatttacatttacatttagggcaagtacatttgtcagaagaaagtgaaacaatatatcgctgtcggtacgtTAACGATGTTAATAGAaccaattgttaggttaacccattccccgtattcaACAAAGTTAACTAGGATAATATGCTACAAATGCTAAGTACTAtatttaagtgcaaggacgtacaacatacgatGAGAGCATACATTAAGTGCATAAGGGGGGGAGGctaaggggggaggctatgcagagtctaggtgaactctgaacaagcgAGTCTCTTGTAGAGACAGAATCTAGGTACTAACCACTACAGTAGCTACATGTAATACCATCTACTAAATGAGGAAACAGTCCAGTCAGAGAGGGTTCGGCAACCACTGCCATTTAAAAAGTCTCATTTGTAGAGCCAATTTAACTTAAAACCGACGACTTTTTATCAAGGCCAAAGGAGGGGTATTGGCCAGCAATCGACATTAACCAGGCATTAATCAAATTAAACCCTGTCGAGTTGCATCTCTAAACCCCCTCTCACGTTGGTTCCTCAGCCTGGCAGGCAGGAAGAGCAGGAGAACCAAAACTTGCCTCCTCATACTTGCGGTCGGCCTCCTCAGCGATGTGTTTGGCTTCCTTCAGCTGGATCTCCTGCAGCTCCATCTTCTCCTCGTCCTTCATAGCCCTGTTCTCAATCACCTTCATGCCTCTGGAGTGGAGGAATACGGGAgagaagagaacacacatgaGACGGTCACACAAATTCATAAACTATCCTCTCCCATGTGTTTAGATACTTTACCCTGAACTTCTACTGTTAAAAATTGCCACTAGGTGAAACTGGATTATTTAAGGCTCTGTTTGTTACACTTATTCAACATTTCAACTGATATCAAATGTTTTATccatgttttaatgtttgaatgttgTGTACTGAGCAAGGATTATGCCCTCTTTGAATGACTGTCCTGTACAGGTCTCTGAGGGGTGGTGTGAAAGGGTGACCAACCCAATTCAAAGTTATTATTATGGTACCAGGAGGGAGGTAATGTCTCCATCTCCCATGACACCCACCTCTCACTCTCATCAGCAgccttctctgcctcctccagctTGGTGAGGGCGGTGGCCAGACGCTCCTGGGCGCGGTCCAACTCCTCCTCAACCAGCTGGATACGTCTGTTCAGGGAGGCCACATCACTCTCAGCCTGCAGCCAGAGGAGACCAAGGAATCAGCATATCGTCATTATAATGTCGATTATAACAACCCCAATAGGTCCAATACACGCCTGATTACAGGCAATCTGTCGAATGTGTGTAATCCGTATATGGAGTAGTCCACTCCCATTGTTTCACACTGTTTAAGTAGCAGATAGCACGTGCCTCATTTACCGTAGTTGGATGCTTTCACCCCGAATGAACTGCACATATTGAGCGTGTTTGCCAACATCACGTCACCTCAATATGACCTCGAAGTGGCTGAAACGTCTTTAGACAACATTAGTTTAATCTATGAAATCAACATGATTGCTAACATATGGTATTGGAAATTGGCCATGTATTCGAATAACAGACAAATTGGCGTATTTGTGGATACCTAATCGGTGAATCGGTTAATCTACTGCGGTGGTTCGCTTTAAACAAAACCGTGTTTATCCTGGGCGTGACTCGCCCATCGAATCCACCCTGTCACCCCATCGATTCACGTGCAGTACCAGTCATCACATTTGtggtatttttttgtaattttcatAATCCCCGCCGTCTGGGTCTAAAAAATAAGAGTCTTGAGAAGATTTGTGTGCTCATTCTCCCCTTCGCCTATGACTAATTGACTTAAATCGTTAACAGCAGCTTACTGattccctcgctctcctctccacaCTGAGCTCTCTCTGCAGGTCCGATGCCCGGTCGTCCGCTGCGTCGGCATGCTCCTGCAGCGTTTTGATTTTCTTCTTGACAGCTTCCAGAGACGTCCCGCCAGACATGTTAGCTTCCTGGCTATACCGGTGTGAACGTGTATGTTTCGGGGTCCGAATCGCTGCTCGCAGACACACGCTGTCCTGTCCTTAAGATGCGGAGCGTTTGATCCCGCACAGTGTTCGCTTAATCAACCTCTGATGAGAAGCGCGTCACGCACCGGAAGTCAACGTTGTAATAGACTACGCTATGGTCCGCAttttatttctatataaatGTAGCCTATTAAAAACGAAAGTAGATTTTAACTATCCTATTTGAATAATGATGTGATGTTTTATATGTCCATTTAAGTGGGAATTTGTATAAACAAATTCCCACTTCCCAACACGTGAATAACAAACCAGGCCAATACAATGTGGATGTTCTTTTCAAACATATAGAGTAACGTTTCAGAAGGAAATATTTTCATTACATTTCTAAAGAAGGTTTATATTGGCAGTTCAATGCTCATCCCCTACTGGTAGCCTACGTTTGGGATATCTACATTGAAACATATTCCACAGAGGggaaatataaaatatgaatatcaTATATGTGTTGTATACATGCAACATTGTAATCCATGTTTTATGTTTACCATGAAGAAGTTCAAAACAtgaattttattattattatttgttttaatcttAACTGCCATCCAAATAATTGCCAGTTAAAATGCACCCCGTTTTAGCACACTGGTGTCAGACTAGGCCTACTGTGTGTTTACTAAAAGGGGCTCACAGTGTCGGTTACGTATTAATTACACTACAAAACTACATTAAACTACATTTGTATTACGCTCCACTGAGAGGCCAGTGGGTTTGAATATATAGACACCAGGATGGAGGTCAGGTCGTGTCGGAGGTTGTCTCATACGTACGTCTGCGGCTTTCGTCTCGGCCAGCTCCAGTTTCTCCTGGGCGTCCTTGAGGGCCTCAGAGTACTTGTCCAGCTCATCCTCGGTGGACTTCAGCTTCTTCTGTAGGGCCAGCAGGTCATCGTCCAGCTGGTTGACACACGGTCCAGACAGaaggaaagacagaaagacggacaaCAGAATCGGATATTTAACCGGGGCTTTCAATGTAACAAGTACACGTAGAGAACCGCAAGTAAAGATATTGGACCGACGTCGTTCGACATGGCCTCCTGCTATCATCGTTTTGTTTCTTAACTGTTCGACTATATCGAGTAggcctaaataaaaaaaacaaaaaaacaaaacagaaacgtTTGTATAGCCTAGCCTCCTACAATCATGCACAGCTCAATATTTAAATAGACTAAGAAACGCAACTTCAAAATTACGAAACAAACtagacattttatttttttgaatacATGGGGGGCGGGGTATGTTTACTGTATGTTTCCATTCCGAGTGAACATTTTAATATCAATGATCTTGTCAGTCACTATTTTAATTCATGAGAGATTTTTTTATCCAGAATATTTATCAGTTGCGCGCAGAGGATCCCAGTTGCGCGCAAAGAGGGTCCCAGTTGCGCGAAAAAAGACACGCAGATGCAGCGCGTCGTTTTCCGACCTGTTTGCTCCTGTCCTCGGCTGCTTTCTTGTCCCCCTCGGCCTGCTCAGCTCTGTCCATGCCATTCTCCTTGTCGAGCTTCAACATCTGCATCTTCTTCTTGATGGCGTCCATGGCTGTTTAGTGGTGGGATTGCGGGTATAATGCAAAAAACTAAAACCCAAAAAAATGTAACCGAAACAAAATGAATGTGAACGGACGGACGAGAGGGCTTCTGGCGTCTGTACCACACGAGACACCAAGCTGGAGTGttgagttggtggtggtgtttcaaCTATGAACTTCGGTCGAGGAGTCACTAGATCCCCTCACGTCACCTCATTAATTTTTTGGAAGCTTGGCCACCTGTTCTCCTCCGCGGGGCCTGTCTTTTTTTATGAACTCCGCTGTGATTCGTCCGTCCCAACGATAGTTGACGGCCTCTGTGACTATACAAGGGGCCGCTTGGCGTCAAGACGCCAGCCCCTGTCTTCCACAGCCCAAACAAAGAAGGCTGTTCCTATTTTTTAAAAGTCCTCGACCCGACGCATGGAAAACGGGAGTGAAGGGTCAAGTATCAAGGTGGTAGACGAAGGTCTTAAGGAAGGACAGAGAAGGAAAAAGGGACTCCACGACAATACCTATTCAGATGATGGACTTAAAACGTCATAGCGTTATAGTGTCAAAGGATTTTATACTGGGTACAGTACAGTCAGAGCtcccctgtgtcattgtgtctgATGACTACTTGTTAAGGTTGTGTTAAATACAAGACCATCGTCCAGAATACCATCAGTCTTTGGGATTCTAATTGAATACGCTGTTGTGAAATATGGCAACTCACATGGGATGGGTAAGGGGGCCAtgtgctctctgtctgtctgtccttcgaAGGATCACATTGGCAGGgttaactgtttgtgtgtgtgttactgtgagtatgtgtgtgtgtgtgtgtgtgtgtgtgtgtgtgtgtgtgtgtgtgtgtgtgtgtgtgtgtgtgtgtgtgtgtgttactgtgagtgtgtgtttgtgtgtgtgtgtgtgttaccgtgagtgtgtgtttgtgtatgtgtgtgtgtgtgtgtgtgtgtgtgtgtgtgtgtgtgtgtgtgtgtgtgtgtgtatgtgtgtgtgtgtattattgcgaatgtgtgtttgtgtgtctgacgtTGTCTAGCTGATCATATCATATTGTTCCTGGGGTGTAGTCTCTAATGTAGTCTGCACAGGGACGGATATGAAGGCGATGCCATTGGGAACATGCACTCATAGCTGTCGTAAGAGAGACCTCTTGAGGACCAAGAGTCATTGATGAAGGCTCTGAGTGATTGGGCGAGCAGCAAGGTCATGTGATCGTGGGGTTGGGATTCGGCCGGGGAGAAGTAGGGGCTGAGAATCGTCACCCAATGAGACAGATCTCTGGCACTACACTCACTCAGCTTTTATATCAGGGGGAacgccgtgtgtgtgcgtctttgtgtgttggtgtgtgtgtttctgtgtgtttgtgtgcgtctttttttgcattttgctGACCTTTAATTCCAAACGATCCATAGATTATGCAAATTCaattttatatgtatttatttatttagttatcaCAATATACGATTCATATGATGTCATTTGAAATAGCtttaaaatgcaaaaaataaaatttaaGATTTCCTAACAATACCACAATCTACAATCAATTTGATACCGTAGATTAAAAGGACAAACATTACAGTACGTGATAAAGTTATGcaaaaatctatacagtaaaaagTGACATTGCGATCCTATCCCACTTTTGGTTTCTTTAAGATCTATTTATATGTATCTGTCATCATATTAttctatattctatatattgtttttaaagCATGCACAGCTCTACTTGACCTCTAAGCCCTCGCAGTCAAGACTCAACCCTCCCTTGACCTGTGTCCTATACCTTTAAGACCGGGGCACTTGAAAGGTCCTGTCAAGCAGGTTAATGATGGCCTCCTGCGATGGAACACATTGTGCAAGAGGGATGCCAGAGTCAAGAGAAGACACA
This genomic window contains:
- the tpma gene encoding tropomyosin alpha-1 chain isoform X4; its protein translation is MSGGTSLEAVKKKIKTLQEHADAADDRASDLQRELSVERRARESAESDVASLNRRIQLVEEELDRAQERLATALTKLEEAEKAADESERGMKVIENRAMKDEEKMELQEIQLKEAKHIAEEADRKYEEVARKLVIIESDLERTEERAEMSEGKCSELEEELKTVTNNLKSLEAQAEKYSQKEDKYEEEIKVLTDKLKEAETRAEFAERSVAKLEKTIDDLEGRNSSCFHKMTHLATVFYFQRTLSLKLKYNFRKDTFMSMRPYYCQK
- the tpma gene encoding tropomyosin alpha-1 chain isoform X1; this translates as MDAIKKKMQMLKLDKENGMDRAEQAEGDKKAAEDRSKQLDDDLLALQKKLKSTEDELDKYSEALKDAQEKLELAETKAADAESDVASLNRRIQLVEEELDRAQERLATALTKLEEAEKAADESERGMKVIENRAMKDEEKMELQEIQLKEAKHIAEEADRKYEEVARKLVIIESDLERTEERAEMSEGKCSELEEELKTVTNNLKSLEAQAEKYSQKEDKYEEEIKVLTDKLKEAETRAEFAERSVAKLEKTIDDLEGRNSSCFHKMTHLATVFYFQRTLSLKLKYNFRKDTFMSMRPYYCQK
- the tpma gene encoding tropomyosin alpha-1 chain isoform X3 translates to MDAIKKKMQMLKLDKENGMDRAEQAEGDKKAAEDRSKQLDDDLLALQKKLKSTEDELDKYSEALKDAQEKLELAETKAADAESDVASLNRRIQLVEEELDRAQERLATALTKLEEAEKAADESERGMKVIENRAMKDEEKMELQEIQLKEAKHIAEEADRKYEEVARKLVIIESDLERTEERAEMSEGKCSELEEELKTVTNNLKSLEAQAEKYSQKEDKYEEEIKVLTDKLKEAETRAEFAERSVAKLEKTIDDLEDHLHKQLEKNRMLTNELRLALNDP
- the tpma gene encoding tropomyosin alpha-1 chain isoform X6, with product MSGGTSLEAVKKKIKTLQEHADAADDRASDLQRELSVERRARESAESDVASLNRRIQLVEEELDRAQERLATALTKLEEAEKAADESERGMKVIENRAMKDEEKMELQEIQLKEAKHIAEEADRKYEEVARKLVIIESDLERTEERAEMSEGKCSELEEELKTVTNNLKSLEAQAEKYSQKEDKYEEEIKVLTDKLKEAETRAEFAERSVAKLEKTIDDLEDHLHKQLEKNRMLTNELRLALNDP
- the tpma gene encoding tropomyosin alpha-1 chain isoform X2, with the protein product MDAIKKKMQMLKLDKENGMDRAEQAEGDKKAAEDRSKQLDDDLLALQKKLKSTEDELDKYSEALKDAQEKLELAETKAADAESDVASLNRRIQLVEEELDRAQERLATALTKLEEAEKAADESERGMKVIENRAMKDEEKMELQEIQLKEAKHIAEEADRKYEEVARKLVIIESDLERTEERAEMSEGKCSELEEELKTVTNNLKSLEAQAEKYSQKEDKYEEEIKVLTDKLKEAETRAEFAERSVAKLEKTIDDLEDELYAQKLKYKAISEELDHALNDMTSI
- the tpma gene encoding tropomyosin alpha-1 chain isoform X5, with product MSGGTSLEAVKKKIKTLQEHADAADDRASDLQRELSVERRARESAESDVASLNRRIQLVEEELDRAQERLATALTKLEEAEKAADESERGMKVIENRAMKDEEKMELQEIQLKEAKHIAEEADRKYEEVARKLVIIESDLERTEERAEMSEGKCSELEEELKTVTNNLKSLEAQAEKYSQKEDKYEEEIKVLTDKLKEAETRAEFAERSVAKLEKTIDDLEDELYAQKLKYKAISEELDHALNDMTSI